In the genome of Fusarium keratoplasticum isolate Fu6.1 chromosome 13, whole genome shotgun sequence, the window ataattattaagtagAGGCTAATACTATAAGTTCCACTCgttttaatttaatatacctagttataataataatttacTATTATAATAAGGCCTCTTATtctatttcttttttataaagttctaataataatttctAGATTATCTAAtctataagatataattatttagtttttaagAGTAATATAAgtttataaaattattagcttataatattactaattttataattacttttagcttattcttttattaagtaagtaGATTAATAAGGCATAATAATCTCCCCTTATTATAAgcctattttattatatcttatttatattattctAAGTATCCTAGTAGTATagatagctatttataatttgctatttatttatataattctTACTTATTTCTTACCTTTAGGAAGTATTTATTATTCCTAGGGTTAATAATATCcttcttagatattatattactttttcttatatttattagccttataacctttcttataataataatagtattTAGTATCTTTAGGCCCTTACTAGGTTATTCTTAATTCTAtaagtcttatatatatcttataggAGGTTCCTCGCGGTTATTATTAATTCCCGcggttattttattattaatattaatttaagaaataaggGTTAAAGCTTACCCCttttagcttattttatGTTATAATCTTCTctttatatctcttatagtattatttattaatcttaatagctatagtgatatatttattaaggttattaagtTAGTTTACCTTATATAGTTTATCCTTAACTTCTAACTTTAAACCTTAGTAAAATACTTCTATAAGggatttattattaaatatagtCTTTAAAGCTAATTATCTAAATATAGTAGCATAGGCGGTATATAACTTAGTCTAGTTAAGggtaaataattatatagctatttattactctttatttataaggctaaatatatcttttaaaatagctttaaagttatcttagtttataaaaatattaattatatcttagtcttagtctactttttatttaagaAAAAATCCCTAGTAATAGGTTTtatctatatagctataatgCCTTTTATAAATTATCCTATAAATAAGGCCCTAGCCTTAGCActtataagtttaattaaaaagagtttaaaatatcccttataataaaaaaaaaataatatctcttatatctttattaaataatattagcttaggtaatttaattatttctcTAATATCCCTAGTAGGTATAGGgttaattataagtaataataataataatatagcttattattatatttaccccctaagttaattaattataatataaaattaataaatctTAATAACTATCTCTGCGGTGCTAAGGggtatattatatataagtagCTAGCCCTAGCTAATACTTAGGGTATTAAGAGTATTATTACTAAATATATTAGcgataatatattattacttaaggTAATATTTTAGTAATctattaaataaaagctattaatatataacgAGAGGATActtcctaagggataaactcgttatattaggtttatattaataaaagattaacAGGTATACTCTAAGGTAAGAGGTATAAGTTATctctagtaatatacttaaggtattaagtataactaagttatattaatagctaaggtaattactatataagaaagtattaataaatatattttatatactaagGGTAATTAAGttagattataatagctcGCAAGGTATTAGCTATAATCTAGTTATAAGCCTACTGCGGATTATAAAGggattataatagcttaatataagctaaattaatcttatagtaattaattaatataataggCCTTTTCCTTAATTATATGCTATTAGgttatattagctataatacCATAGGactaaataaataaaatattagtCTTACCCTAGACTAAACCTTAAAACTATTAGTCCTAAgatcttattataaatatataagatatacTCCTTAGTACtctcttatataataactaccttgaatattaatataacttagttatacttaatatccttaagtatattactagatataattTACCTTATTACTTAGACTATGCCTAAGaactcttattaatataaacctaatataactagtttatcccttaggaaatatataattattatactaccctcttattatattttataactaagaataaaCTAATAAACTAGATTATTTAAATATACTCTCTTAAAGCCAGGCGAGTATAAGGCCTATAAGACTTAgtattactaatatatattactaattatcCTTTATAGCAATAATACTCCTATCTTtacctataataacttttaaaaaaagaatattattatataagataatagAGTTCTAGTAATTATTAACTAGGAGTTTACATCCTAGTATCCTATATACTAGGAATACTCCACGGCTATGTTTGCTAATAGCAGTTAGAATAATAATTAGCATAAATATCTACGCATAGTTCTAGATAAATATCCAAACCAGTCTCTTTAGTTGTTAAGTATAAAGCTTAAAATGTGGTCTTAAGATGCTCAGAGGTGCACGAGTAAGcaacaccatcttcctctttaTCCATAATGCTCGTTAAGATGCTTATACGTGGGACAACGCAGAGGCGCGCAGATGGATGCTGTCCCAACGCGAGTCTGGCGGCGAGGTTCATGCCTGCGGCGCCCGAATTACCATTACTAGGCTAAATGGAAAGCTACTAGCTGGACCGCTGTCCGCTGGCGAGGGCATTCTGTACGCCAACGCCAGTATTGAGGACGTCTTAGTTAGTAAGTTTGTGATAGATGTAGCCGGGCACAATCAGCATCCGGAGTTATTTGCACATGACTTTGAGGCACACTTAAGGAAGTAAAAATGTATTTGTTTGAATTCTCAGCCGTCTAATTAGAGTGCGGCGAAATGCCTCATCTTCTGCTAACTTTATCCATTGAAACCATACCCATCACAAGTAGTTTGTGAATCCCAACTGCAAGACCGACTTGTACCACCGCGTCTTAAGGGCGAATGCCCATCActttcatcttcctcggccttgagacTCCATGTGTCCCATCatctcagcagcctcgaAGGCATACTTGCATTTCATCCTCAGCGCCTTGCCATATCGATACATAATAAACGGGAACGGCACACAAGCCAGTGTGAGAAAAGCTGGTAAAGAGCTTGCCCAATGTATTCCAAGATTGTTGTACATCTCAGCGGTGAACAGTGGAAACACAGCGCCGACAATCGAGCGGAAAATGGCCGCCGCTGCGAGAACAGAGGCAGCAAATATCGTGTAAGAGTCAATCAGGTAGTTGACCATAGGTAAAATAACAAGGACGCAACCGAAACCAAAGGGCGCAGAGAGGATGATACTGACGGACCAGTGGATGCTGGGGTAGTTTGTCCACGCAAAGGCAAACATGCCTATGGGTAAGGCTATGGCACCGACTATGGCTGGTGGTAGTCGAGACTCTGCAGTTGCCTTGTTGGATAGAAAGAGTGTCATGTAGCGCCCATTATCGTAGATAGCATACGCCAGGCCCAAGATGATACCGACCGCGATGCCTATAAATGCAAGTCCACCGGTGCCCTCGCTCCATCCTCGATCTCGGTTGTACACAATGGGCATGCCAGCCATGAACATGTAGACAGTGCCGTAAATAATGGCCATGTAGAGTGAGGCCACTAACACGATGGGTTCCCGGAACAGAAACACCCAAGGTCGTACTAGAGCCTTCTTGAAAACTTCAGACGGTTGCTTCTTGCTCTGAATATCTTCAAGAACGCTGAGGTATAACTTGCCATCGGCTTTCGACAAACAGCTCGCTCTTCTGGCGAGAAGCACAGGTCCATAAGTCTCAGGGACAAAGACGACGCCGAGAATCCCGATTACCCCTATGAAGATGCAGCACACGCCTTGgacccatctccatccaacTGCCTCTGATACGAGGCCACCAACGACAGGACCCAGGATGGGGCCGAGGAATGGTGCGACACAGTAAAGTGTCATGGCGAGACCTCTCTGAGCTGGAGCAAATAGATCAGCAATGATGCCACCTGAGTTGACTAGAGGCGACCCGCCAAAGGTTCCGCCGAAGAATCGCAAAAGGAGGAGCGAGGTAATGTTTTGGCTGCCAGCGGAGCCTCCAACAAAGGCCACCATGGCAACGTGGGAGGCGATCCAAAGAATTTGTCTTCCATACAGCTCGGATCTTTGGGTCATCACGGGCGGTCAGTGAGTGATTGATACTTTGGTATAGTTGCCAAGTGAAAATAATACTTACTATTAAATCAAAACGGTTAGCTTTACATACCCTAAGGAATGCTCAAAGAGTAGACATGTGCTTACCAAGGGGCCCCATACGGCTGGCCCAATTGCGAATCCGAGAACAAAGAGGGAAACACCGAAAATGAAGACTTCGCTGCTAATGTTGAAGTCTTGCCTGAGTTCGTTGGAGGATACAGAGTATGCTGATGATGTGAAGGTGATAGCGAAGACAGACAGCGTCACGATGGTGGTAATGAACCATTTCCTGAATCGGGACCAGTTCATGGGGTTCTCAGGGTCATTCTTTCGGAACTCGACCAAGAAAGGATCTTGCTCTGTACCTTGGCCATGGTATGTGTTGGCCATTTCAGCATGGCTTGGGTCGCTGGCCGTGGATTGTTGAATCATAGCGAGAAGATCAATGAAAATCTGAAGGAGACAACGCAGAAAGTAGATAGGTTAAGTTTTTGATTGCCATGGGTTCGGAAAGCTGCCTCGTCCTAAGCTGGTATCTATATATCTTGCTATCTCGGGGGATGGCATTTCAAGAGCGACCAGAGCGGAGGGCGGAGTGACATGTCACTGGTCACTGACccgaagccatcgaggagcGGATGTGAATCTTACTGGCTGGCGGCTGGAATTCGGTGGCGCTACCCAATTGCATCACTTTCCGCTGCGGACGGCGAGACCCCCGCTCGCCACTCACATCAGCCATTCATCTCCCGCTCGTGCCATCCAGACTACTCCATTACCTTCGTTACCGAAATCTGCTTAGAATCATTACTTTGGAGTGGAATCTGGCTGGCTGTATCTTATTTTGTTGGTGCCATGGCTTCAGCGCCCCAACAGCAGGGACAAGGAAACGCATCACCCAAGCCTCTTCGTAGGCAGCGGTTAAAGGTCTCCAACGCTTGTCAAGTTTGTCGACTGAGAAAGGTGAAATGTGATGGCGGTCTTCCAGGTATCCTTCGTTCACTTCTCTTACCCCATTACCCCTCACGAGATGAGACTGACAAATGTCATCACTGTAGCATGTACCAGATGTCGGGCACGAGGGAAGACTTGCACCTATGACCCCGAGTCCACAACCGTTGTCCAAGAGGCCAAACGTAGGCATTCCGTTAGAAACCCTCAGCCAATCCGCCCCTCTTCGGCCACGTCTCCTGCATTGGGAGCCCACGCATCCCAGACGCTGTCGGTACCTGTGACTGGAATAGCCTTGACTTCAGCAACTGAGACATCATCGACTCTACCTCCGTCTCCTGGGCCGCAGGACCTGGACCGGGAGCAAGACTcacgccaagatcaagaatCTCCTTGCTACATTGCTCACGGCCGGTTTTCTGGCCAAGTCGAAGCGGCAATCGATGTGAGAGCAGGGCTCGTCCCTGCCACTACGTCAAACCTTGTTCCGTTTGTTGACGCCCCCCTGTTTGGAGAGATCGATCTGGACTCTGCTTCTCATGCTCTGAGTTGTTCCACGGAGCTGCCTCCTCGGGCGTATGCCGACAGACTTGTGGGTATATACTGGCAGCACGTTCACGCTGTGGAGCCCATCTTGGATCGGACACGCTTCTTCCGTGACTATGAAGCGTCGTACTCTGGAGCTGATACAATACCCCGAGAAGACCGTGATATCTGGTTTAGCATACTCAACACTGTCTTCGCCTTGGCAGCACAAAGACAAGAGTCAATTCTCATGAAGAAACGGGACGAAGAGGGCAATTACTTTTTTCAACGTGCCTGGGCACTTGTCCGTCCCGAGACGATTCTTTGGAAGCCTGGGTCTATCGAACTGGTGCAGTGTCTGATGCTGTTGAACAGATATATCCACTGTACAGAAAACCGACATAAGACATGGATGACGGCGGGTCTGGCGATGCGAACCGCCCAGAGTATGTGTTGTCATGTTTCACAGTCAATCTCGGCAGGGAAGGTTTCCGACGAGGCCCGAATAAAGAAACAGGTCTGGGTTAGTTGCGTCGGGCTCGACCGGTAAGCTATTTGGATAAGAGGAAAGTGGCAGGCAAGCAGTTTTAACTCTGAATTAGATGCGTCTCTTGGACACTCGGTAGATCATCCGCGCCAGTCTTGATCGCTTCCCC includes:
- a CDS encoding MFS domain-containing protein is translated as MIQQSTASDPSHAEMANTYHGQGTEQDPFLVEFRKNDPENPMNWSRFRKWFITTIVTLSVFAITFTSSAYSVSSNELRQDFNISSEVFIFGVSLFVLGFAIGPAVWGPLVSTCLLFEHSLGSELYGRQILWIASHVAMVAFVGGSAGSQNITSLLLLRFFGGTFGGSPLVNSGGIIADLFAPAQRGLAMTLYCVAPFLGPILGPVVGGLVSEAVGWRWVQGVCCIFIGVIGILGVVFVPETYGPVLLARRASCLSKADGKLYLSVLEDIQSKKQPSEVFKKALVRPWVFLFREPIVLVASLYMAIIYGTVYMFMAGMPIVYNRDRGWSEGTGGLAFIGIAVGIILGLAYAIYDNGRYMTLFLSNKATAESRLPPAIVGAIALPIGMFAFAWTNYPSIHWSVSIILSAPFGFGCVLVILPMVNYLIDSYTIFAASVLAAAAIFRSIVGAVFPLFTAEMYNNLGIHWASSLPAFLTLACVPFPFIMYRYGKALRMKCKYAFEAAEMMGHMESQGRGR